A single window of Rhizobium indicum DNA harbors:
- a CDS encoding DUF6886 family protein: MRLFHFSDDSGIAAFEPRSVRVPSARAPGREWLNGPLVWAIDADHDFMYLFPRDCPRILLWATADTLEAERRRWLGDWRAVAYVERHWLERLEADTIHRYELPAEGFEDLDDAGMWVARRRVVPIERTAISRLDQEFAPRKVELRVVDTLTPLKGLWGTSLHVSGIRLRNANDWE, translated from the coding sequence ATGCGGCTTTTCCATTTCAGCGACGATTCCGGTATTGCTGCGTTCGAGCCACGTTCGGTTCGCGTCCCGTCTGCCCGCGCGCCCGGCCGGGAATGGCTGAACGGTCCGCTCGTCTGGGCAATCGATGCCGATCATGATTTCATGTATCTCTTTCCGCGCGATTGTCCCCGCATCCTGCTCTGGGCGACAGCCGATACGCTGGAGGCCGAACGGCGGCGCTGGCTCGGCGACTGGCGGGCCGTTGCCTACGTAGAGCGCCATTGGCTGGAGAGGCTCGAAGCGGATACCATCCACCGCTACGAGCTGCCGGCCGAGGGCTTCGAGGATCTGGATGATGCTGGCATGTGGGTGGCCCGCAGACGCGTTGTTCCCATCGAGCGCACCGCCATCTCGCGGCTCGACCAGGAGTTTGCGCCGCGCAAGGTGGAGCTTCGGGTGGTGGACACGCTGACGCCGCTGAAAGGGCTCTGGGGCACCAGCCTGCATGTCAGTGGCATCAGGTTGCGTAATGCGAACGATTGGGAATAG